A genomic segment from Lignipirellula cremea encodes:
- a CDS encoding nitrilase family protein — MQDLTAGVVQFQHAPGDKRANLDVIQHFVEQASRQQVELLLFPECCISGYWHLRKLSRAELLELAEPVEDGPSSQRLGELARQHQMTISAGLVELAPDGRMFNTQVVAMPDGRFARHRKLHCFISEHLSSGDDFTVFTLPTGQQVGVLTCYDNNLVENVRITALKGAEILLAPHQTGGCDTGSPHAMGVVDRRLWDNRETDPLALEAELLGDKGRGWLLRWLPARAHDNGLFLLFANGIGPDDNEVRTGNAMILDPYGRMLVETGKAGDDLVVATLSGALRERLTGTRWIRSRRPELYHPLTVATGQERDTRTLRFDHLAENGANAPVPGRTSHDE, encoded by the coding sequence ATGCGCCCGGCGACAAACGGGCCAACCTCGACGTCATCCAGCATTTTGTCGAACAGGCCAGCCGGCAGCAGGTGGAGTTGCTGCTCTTTCCGGAGTGCTGTATTTCAGGCTACTGGCATTTGCGCAAGCTGTCCCGGGCGGAGCTTCTGGAACTGGCCGAGCCGGTTGAAGACGGCCCCTCTTCCCAGCGGCTGGGCGAACTGGCCCGGCAGCACCAGATGACGATCAGCGCCGGGCTGGTCGAACTGGCTCCCGACGGACGCATGTTCAACACCCAGGTGGTGGCGATGCCCGACGGCCGCTTCGCCCGGCATCGCAAGCTGCACTGTTTTATCAGCGAACACTTATCTTCCGGCGACGACTTTACCGTATTCACCTTGCCGACCGGACAGCAGGTCGGCGTGTTAACCTGCTACGATAACAACCTGGTCGAGAACGTTCGCATTACCGCACTCAAAGGGGCCGAGATTCTCCTGGCGCCCCATCAAACGGGCGGCTGTGACACGGGCAGTCCGCATGCGATGGGCGTGGTCGATCGCCGACTGTGGGACAATCGGGAAACCGATCCCCTGGCGCTGGAGGCTGAACTGCTGGGCGACAAAGGCCGCGGCTGGCTCCTCCGCTGGCTGCCTGCCCGGGCTCACGATAACGGCCTGTTCTTGCTGTTCGCCAACGGCATTGGCCCCGATGATAACGAGGTCCGCACCGGCAACGCCATGATTCTTGATCCTTACGGCCGCATGTTGGTGGAAACCGGCAAGGCCGGCGACGATCTCGTCGTGGCGACGCTGTCGGGCGCCTTGCGTGAGCGGCTGACCGGCACGCGCTGGATACGTTCCCGCCGCCCTGAACTCTACCACCCGTTGACCGTAGCGACGGGCCAGGAGCGCGATACCCGTACATTGCGTTTCGATCATCTCGCCGAAAACGGAGCAAACGCGCCGGTTCCCGGCAGGACTTCCCATGACGAATGA